In Lycium barbarum isolate Lr01 chromosome 9, ASM1917538v2, whole genome shotgun sequence, the DNA window tcacttttgctgaagaactctattcaaaggacatgggaaattccttggcaaatcattactatggtggaagaaatttggagaataagtgaggaaaaagtggtggtgatagagcatatttatagggaaggaaacaaattagcagatcacttggctaatttagctttggacacaggggacatacaattcaattcctttcatgacatggagagccactgtaaaagaattgtgaacagtgacaaattacagctgccctgtctaagaattagatcatgttaaggagactgaatatagggggaaggtgggagaaaaggaggtcctcacactcaaatcctttgggaggagaatgtgaaggatttggtttacactaactgtttgctaatggttgcaggtacacaaactaacataaatagaggattttaattcaacaggtaccacagaacaaccacactgaaggaataccaacaagcagcgaaacacaatgtaatcaggatgttgagaagttttaccagcataaattgcaactggttggaggcacttttgacaaatgacatgaagtggaattactgctccaaatgattgagcacatggaacacaacagacctcttgagtacacatgggcatacagtttctagttagtggttgtttcttagttggtggtattagcaccccgggatgctcatcctactgagaactggtcattagttagaaaatgtactGCCTTGGTGCATAGAGAAggccaaatatagagcatgtgagatatagaaacagaagttctttatggagcaattatttcaaatttcattctattagtaattttttaacaatttgtaatatcaaattaagacaagttataagtcttaatttgatcattagtttaaattttgtattttcattagccttttggctagagttgtacaaatttctggattttttgataaaatttataaaattagccctaggccaaaagcctagtggacttttattaaaaaaaaaaaaaaaaaaaaagaaatgttaAATTTTCTGTGTGCCATTCATTTTACTTGAAAAAGTAGTTAAAACCAATTTTTCAAACATAAAAAACTCAACTTCAAGTGAAAGTGAAAAAATTGACTACAATTATAAAGCtaatcaatttttattttatttttaaaaaaggttcatttttttttttttttttttgtgtaagtCCATATATAAATGGGTTGCATAACAATTATATAAACTATAATATCCTCCTTTAAATAATAAGGTACACACCCACATCCTCCGCGACCTCAGCCCCCTACTTGGCCAGAAAAGACCGTACATATTGtatcactatatatatatatatacacacacatatcttTATTAGATACTCATATGCATATAATTGCAAATTAGCTTTATTCACATATTGTTCATCACAAGATAGATGCCAAAATGTCAAGCTCTGTTCTTGTAAAAGAAGCAGTTTTAATCACCCCTTCAGAGCCAACCCCAATACAAATTCTCCCACTTTCCGCTTTGGATTCTCAGCTATTTTTGCGCTTCACCATCGAATATTTGCTTGTTTACAAGCCCTCACGCCATGTGTTAGATAAATCGGCTACAGTCATCCGCATCAAGGCAGCACTCGGTCGAGCCCTGACCCCATACTACCCGTTAGCAGGGAGAGTCCGGACTCGAACCAATGGCTCAGGGCTGGAGGTGGTGTGTCGAGCCCAGGGTGCGGCTTTCTTACAAGCCGCATCCGATCTCACTTCGAAAGAATTCGAAGGAGCACCCCGCCACAAAACACAGTGGCGGAAGCTATTGTCGTTACAAGTGACGGACGTCCTTAAAGGGGCCCCACCGTTAGTCGTCCAGCTGACGTGGCTATCCGATGGATCCGCCACGTTAGGGGTCGGGTTCAATCATTGTATATGTGATGGAATTGGTAGTGCTCAGTTTCTCAACTTGTTCGCTGAGTTAGCTACTACCTGTAATACGCAAAAATTCACGGCTCAACCAATATGGGATCGTTTTCTCATGGATCCAAAACCATGTACTAAGCTTTACCAACAAAAAACCACAATAAATCATCCAGAGTTTAAGAAAGTTCCCGATGTTTGTGGCTTTGTTTCAAGATTCTCTCAAGAAAGACTAGCACCCACTTCAGTTACATTCGACAAAAGAAGAGTAAACGAATTGAAGAAACTGACATACAGCCAGTCCTTATACACTTCATTTGAAGTCCTCTCAGCTCATATATGGAAGAGTTGGGCTACATCATTAAAGTTACCACCCAACCAAACACTAAAGCTACTGTTCACCGTTAACATACGTAACCGAGTGAAACCTAGTTTGCCAAGTGGTTACTACGGCAACGGATTCGTCCTAGGATGTGCTCAAGCTTCTGCTAAAGACTTAGTGGAAA includes these proteins:
- the LOC132609031 gene encoding alcohol acyltransferase 9 gives rise to the protein MSSSVLVKEAVLITPSEPTPIQILPLSALDSQLFLRFTIEYLLVYKPSRHVLDKSATVIRIKAALGRALTPYYPLAGRVRTRTNGSGLEVVCRAQGAAFLQAASDLTSKEFEGAPRHKTQWRKLLSLQVTDVLKGAPPLVVQLTWLSDGSATLGVGFNHCICDGIGSAQFLNLFAELATTCNTQKFTAQPIWDRFLMDPKPCTKLYQQKTTINHPEFKKVPDVCGFVSRFSQERLAPTSVTFDKRRVNELKKLTYSQSLYTSFEVLSAHIWKSWATSLKLPPNQTLKLLFTVNIRNRVKPSLPSGYYGNGFVLGCAQASAKDLVERGLGYASGLIKRAKERVDDEYVRQVVESVSSSGTSPDSVGVLIMSQWSRLGLEKVDIGMGRPVEVGPICCDRYCILLPVYDQKDSVKVNVAVPASAVDKYLYLLKSIGT